In Candidatus Methanomethylophilus alvi Mx1201, a genomic segment contains:
- a CDS encoding AAA domain-containing protein: MAEDILYLDFSSNSEINEEFNYDKIYKVGLREQFKKLGFHEDYDSFVSHVLPQDESIVGISYPNFERHPPTEDGKNKWFNIAVRIPLDGSKNNLVLMCDLDEYTPKNKTIKQRSLKVKGFTLIDKSTETCGEIEVSCRIFARLDFNDGWYSEYDGPTKFPSDDQWNKSVLTIEFLKRLNEQYVAEPHAKVLSRLDRWQKYLDSRQEIMIKDQEICFESAEGTEVIIAYYKDGCTEEERKTAVAHLNVKGNSSIWSTEDLSGSEKAPILHFTHDFLKKDPESDKSYRKKFERFTSGRSLIFSGKIEYKTIERKDGSKEKIPAFPSEIKIQDSRISSKVGEEEIPNTAKIDSLMKQYDQRIRESVDEVEKQKKAEIETLVDSFVKNRLKTLESEYRAEVRGDFLPECQKELDSLIEVKRKDISKEIADAEERTSADAEELAAVRKRKSDLIAELEELTSFVKKGTAKLLAAKSAEERSKLSKEIADKKKEVTDKTREKNNLEQKIVALIQSIPENNKVLETLRSKYEKIPEQFSLDEMLEKAMASTLAKFRKDRTEEYLNECRQNLYSKYEQLKSATQADLTVKRDKEIQDVLDNETHIRLHVFFRLDVDSSYESGSILQNVKEKMSDRKMYLYMDYSGDRAVIGRHNQALYFLKKGYVLNPFLATALFNKSTQKCIEELPIDKFFSPRLNDRQKQAVRRAVSSNGLFLIRGPPGTGKTEVIAEITAQLITQGKKVLIASENHKAVDNAFDRLPEIPSLRAVRIFGGFAAKKGEKNKFATSKLTRNFYQDIAKCLDDEIRKSSASTEYAAKLDSLIEGFRKRCKDLEDLKAKADSVLTEIEDKESEITRVNKKLARDIDDNSEYESQIFELKEAIKSIENGEQEAFETYCKDLSVKLNGTKLSVDAIRALYLFKKTDINKEFLVISEHPEFFVLFKDRASATDESTRKSIGVKILEYQKEHGINAYETRLLKIFPEGIPDKETVLDLKEKVEDKVDLAIEDLEKKIKGCRAVCSDTSRKEQELRSLEKELQELRNDNALIEYENASQELDSDIRKVLSDNNIIGVFKTPEEGIGFIETEKGRIKKAASSGLSLELRESYKKMADYLKDESVIEKDEESLNETLLYYANVIGLTCTTKDNIKTDAGVVDLKRANLDVVIVDEVSKVSFLEVLYPILYGKTVILVGDDKQLPPTYQSSVDKDDMSRYDSDLVNPDLEKEFQHLFETSFFKELYDSVPECHKTMLTTQYRMHPDIMEADNIFYDGQLTYGGAEGNREHYLEIKGVQKKIITPKNHLVFIDVEGDEIRGYSGGTSVINYREAEVIISLLKKMEYGCHKDANGQELGGRTFTKDDDPRLSLGVICGYSDQAKIIRNKIRNVKFQAFNRKDEEQFMVDTVDNFQGDERDIIILSLVRSNPSKRFMTKFNRINVAVSRARCLLVIVGNAKAFSSLRIELDGKEDFVYSKIVETAKRSHGYFAAKDIIGE; the protein is encoded by the coding sequence ATGGCTGAAGACATACTGTATTTGGATTTTAGCTCGAACTCCGAGATCAACGAAGAGTTCAATTACGATAAGATTTACAAAGTAGGACTCAGGGAACAGTTCAAGAAACTCGGTTTCCATGAAGATTATGACTCATTCGTTTCCCATGTCCTCCCTCAGGATGAATCGATTGTAGGTATTTCCTACCCTAACTTCGAAAGACACCCTCCCACCGAGGATGGAAAAAACAAATGGTTCAACATCGCAGTCAGGATTCCACTCGATGGAAGTAAGAACAATCTCGTCCTCATGTGCGATCTCGACGAGTACACTCCCAAGAACAAAACAATCAAACAACGTTCCCTGAAGGTGAAGGGTTTCACACTCATCGACAAATCGACCGAAACGTGCGGAGAGATAGAAGTCTCTTGCAGGATATTCGCCCGTCTTGATTTCAACGACGGATGGTACAGCGAATACGACGGACCTACCAAATTCCCTAGCGATGACCAGTGGAACAAATCCGTCCTCACCATCGAGTTCCTGAAACGTTTGAACGAGCAGTATGTTGCAGAACCTCATGCAAAAGTCCTCAGCAGGCTGGACCGCTGGCAGAAATACCTAGATTCCAGGCAAGAAATAATGATCAAGGATCAGGAGATCTGCTTCGAATCCGCTGAAGGGACCGAAGTCATCATTGCTTATTATAAAGACGGCTGTACCGAGGAGGAAAGGAAAACCGCCGTTGCCCATCTTAACGTCAAGGGCAATAGTAGTATCTGGAGCACGGAAGATCTCAGCGGATCGGAAAAAGCACCTATTCTCCATTTCACCCACGATTTCCTCAAGAAGGATCCAGAATCGGACAAGAGTTACAGAAAGAAATTCGAGAGATTCACAAGCGGACGTTCGCTTATCTTCTCAGGAAAGATAGAATACAAAACAATCGAACGCAAGGACGGTTCAAAAGAGAAGATACCGGCATTTCCTTCGGAGATAAAGATACAGGATTCGAGGATCTCCTCCAAAGTCGGCGAGGAGGAGATACCCAACACAGCCAAGATCGATTCTCTGATGAAGCAATATGATCAAAGGATCAGAGAGTCCGTTGACGAAGTTGAAAAACAAAAGAAGGCAGAGATAGAGACTCTTGTCGATTCGTTCGTGAAGAACAGATTGAAAACACTTGAATCGGAGTACAGGGCAGAGGTACGCGGAGACTTCCTCCCCGAATGCCAGAAGGAACTTGACTCTCTCATCGAAGTGAAAAGGAAAGACATATCAAAAGAAATTGCGGATGCCGAGGAAAGGACTTCCGCAGATGCCGAAGAACTCGCTGCAGTGAGAAAAAGGAAATCCGACCTGATCGCGGAATTGGAAGAACTCACATCCTTTGTGAAAAAAGGAACTGCAAAGTTACTAGCTGCGAAGAGTGCAGAGGAGAGATCCAAGCTTTCCAAGGAGATTGCTGACAAGAAGAAGGAGGTCACGGACAAAACAAGAGAGAAGAACAATCTGGAACAGAAGATTGTCGCCCTGATTCAGTCCATTCCGGAAAACAACAAGGTTCTCGAGACGCTCAGGTCCAAGTATGAGAAGATTCCCGAACAATTCTCCCTGGATGAAATGCTGGAAAAGGCAATGGCCTCTACGCTGGCGAAGTTCAGAAAGGATAGAACCGAGGAATATCTCAACGAATGCAGGCAGAACCTCTATTCCAAATATGAACAGCTCAAATCCGCCACACAGGCTGATCTGACCGTAAAAAGGGACAAGGAGATACAGGATGTCCTCGACAATGAGACGCATATCCGTCTCCATGTATTCTTCCGTTTAGACGTGGATTCCAGTTATGAATCTGGTTCCATCCTACAGAACGTCAAGGAAAAGATGTCCGACAGGAAGATGTACCTCTACATGGACTACAGCGGAGACCGTGCGGTCATCGGCCGTCACAATCAGGCACTGTATTTCCTCAAAAAAGGATACGTCCTGAATCCCTTCCTCGCTACCGCGCTCTTCAACAAATCTACACAGAAATGTATCGAGGAGTTGCCGATAGACAAATTCTTCAGCCCCAGACTCAACGACAGGCAGAAACAGGCCGTCCGCAGAGCAGTATCCTCGAACGGACTGTTCCTGATACGTGGTCCACCCGGAACCGGAAAGACCGAAGTTATCGCAGAGATTACCGCACAATTGATCACACAGGGCAAGAAGGTTCTGATTGCCAGCGAGAACCACAAGGCGGTCGACAACGCATTCGACAGGCTGCCGGAGATTCCTTCCTTGCGTGCTGTCCGTATCTTCGGAGGATTTGCGGCCAAGAAAGGCGAGAAGAACAAATTTGCAACATCCAAACTGACTCGTAACTTCTACCAGGACATAGCTAAATGCCTTGATGACGAGATCAGAAAATCTTCCGCTTCGACGGAATATGCAGCTAAACTGGATTCACTTATCGAAGGATTCAGAAAACGTTGCAAGGATCTTGAAGATCTGAAAGCAAAAGCCGATTCCGTTTTGACCGAGATTGAAGACAAAGAATCGGAAATCACACGTGTCAACAAGAAACTCGCCCGTGACATCGATGACAACAGCGAGTACGAATCCCAGATCTTCGAACTCAAGGAAGCGATTAAGAGCATCGAAAACGGAGAACAGGAAGCTTTCGAAACATATTGCAAGGACCTTTCTGTCAAACTAAACGGAACCAAACTCTCTGTCGATGCGATTCGTGCACTGTATCTGTTCAAAAAGACCGACATCAACAAAGAATTCCTAGTCATTTCAGAACACCCGGAATTCTTCGTATTGTTCAAAGATAGGGCATCCGCAACCGATGAATCGACCAGAAAATCCATAGGAGTGAAGATTCTCGAGTATCAGAAAGAACACGGCATCAATGCCTACGAGACCCGTCTCCTGAAGATCTTCCCCGAGGGCATTCCTGACAAAGAAACTGTCCTTGACCTCAAGGAAAAGGTCGAAGATAAAGTAGACTTGGCAATCGAGGATCTGGAGAAGAAGATCAAAGGCTGCAGAGCGGTATGCAGCGATACCTCCCGCAAGGAACAGGAACTGCGCTCCCTCGAAAAGGAACTTCAGGAACTCCGCAACGACAATGCTCTAATCGAGTACGAGAATGCAAGTCAAGAACTTGACTCCGACATTCGCAAAGTCCTTTCCGACAACAACATCATCGGAGTCTTCAAGACCCCCGAGGAAGGAATCGGTTTCATCGAGACAGAGAAAGGACGTATCAAGAAAGCAGCATCCTCGGGACTGTCCTTGGAACTCCGCGAGTCCTACAAGAAGATGGCAGATTACCTTAAGGATGAATCGGTCATCGAGAAAGACGAGGAATCTCTGAACGAGACGTTACTGTACTACGCGAATGTCATCGGCCTCACTTGTACAACCAAGGACAACATCAAGACCGATGCAGGTGTTGTTGATCTGAAGAGGGCTAACCTTGATGTCGTAATCGTTGACGAGGTCAGCAAGGTCTCCTTCCTGGAGGTCCTTTATCCGATCCTATACGGAAAGACCGTCATTCTGGTGGGAGACGATAAACAGCTGCCTCCGACATACCAATCCTCCGTCGACAAGGATGACATGAGCCGTTACGATTCCGACCTTGTCAATCCTGATTTGGAGAAGGAGTTCCAGCACCTGTTCGAGACCTCATTCTTCAAGGAACTGTACGATTCGGTTCCGGAATGCCACAAGACTATGCTCACCACCCAGTACCGTATGCACCCGGACATCATGGAAGCTGACAATATCTTCTACGACGGTCAGCTTACTTACGGGGGAGCGGAAGGCAACAGGGAACATTACCTTGAGATCAAAGGTGTGCAAAAGAAGATCATCACACCGAAGAACCACTTGGTATTCATCGATGTGGAGGGTGACGAGATCAGGGGCTATTCCGGAGGAACCTCCGTCATCAACTACAGAGAGGCGGAGGTCATCATCAGTCTTCTGAAGAAGATGGAGTACGGTTGCCATAAGGATGCCAATGGTCAGGAACTCGGTGGAAGAACGTTTACCAAAGACGACGATCCCCGTCTCAGTCTTGGAGTGATATGCGGTTATTCGGATCAGGCGAAGATTATCCGCAACAAGATCAGGAACGTCAAATTCCAGGCTTTCAACAGGAAAGACGAGGAACAGTTCATGGTCGACACGGTTGATAACTTCCAAGGTGACGAGAGGGACATCATCATCCTGTCATTGGTCAGGAGTAATCCTTCCAAGAGGTTCATGACCAAGTTCAACAGGATCAATGTCGCAGTAAGCCGTGCAAGATGCCTTCTCGTCATCGTCGGTAACGCTAAAGCATTCTCCAGCCTGAGAATAGAACTCGACGGCAAAGAGGACTTCGTCTACAGTAAAATCGTTGAGACCGCAAAGAGAAGTCACGGTTACTTCGCCGCAAAGGATATCATAGGAGAGTGA
- a CDS encoding SEL1-like repeat protein, producing the protein MKAGNNQDFGMSMNDAEIYALGRMYEFGITVEQDHRKAAELYIEAAEMGNEQAKNVFFFDFDQKPRINTKQERVATIMEAAQMGYVDAQYSLGGRYRGGIGMRKSYPAAFYWLSKAAEQGHVEATYYLGAMYLRGRGTEVDIGKAKELTRKAADLGYAPAQHEIGKVLLGEEGRKLEAIEWIRRSSDNGYRIAQFDLGTMHLQGDGVEFDPIRGMELLTSSAKQRYASAAYKLGEIFDKGQYGFEKDPEKAIRWYKKAQRIGYVGAELRLAQIYQNGEGVERDLFQCIKYYKLADQHGWHYANNMLMEIFAN; encoded by the coding sequence ATGAAAGCCGGAAACAACCAGGACTTCGGAATGAGCATGAACGACGCAGAAATCTACGCCCTCGGAAGGATGTATGAATTCGGAATTACCGTGGAACAGGACCACAGAAAAGCTGCCGAACTCTACATCGAGGCGGCCGAAATGGGAAACGAACAGGCGAAGAACGTGTTCTTCTTCGACTTCGACCAGAAACCGAGGATCAACACAAAACAGGAACGTGTGGCAACCATAATGGAAGCGGCACAGATGGGATATGTTGACGCACAATACTCTCTCGGGGGAAGGTACCGTGGAGGAATAGGGATGAGGAAGAGCTACCCCGCAGCCTTTTACTGGCTGTCGAAGGCCGCTGAACAGGGTCATGTCGAGGCTACCTACTACCTCGGAGCGATGTACCTCAGAGGAAGAGGGACCGAAGTGGATATCGGAAAAGCAAAAGAGCTCACTAGGAAGGCCGCAGACCTCGGATATGCGCCGGCACAGCACGAGATCGGAAAGGTCCTTCTCGGCGAAGAGGGCAGAAAGTTAGAAGCGATCGAATGGATCAGACGTTCCTCAGACAACGGATATCGTATCGCACAGTTCGATCTGGGGACTATGCATCTCCAGGGCGACGGGGTTGAATTCGATCCTATTCGCGGAATGGAACTGCTTACCAGTTCCGCCAAACAGAGATATGCATCTGCGGCATACAAACTCGGAGAGATCTTCGACAAAGGACAGTACGGATTCGAGAAGGATCCCGAAAAGGCCATCAGGTGGTACAAGAAGGCACAGAGGATTGGATATGTTGGTGCGGAACTCCGTCTTGCCCAGATCTATCAGAACGGCGAGGGGGTCGAGAGGGACCTCTTCCAGTGTATCAAGTATTACAAGCTGGCCGACCAACACGGATGGCACTACGCGAACAACATGCTGATGGAGATCTTTGCCAACTGA
- a CDS encoding HFX_2341 family transcriptional regulator domain-containing protein — protein sequence MHIHFATAGKVTEPIMKGFKLIPGIEKVYLFYSGQYLESAEEIAEYLHKGNTPVELVSVQEYDFQDVMDKISQAVEAEKSRGPHKYTINVTGGTKLMAFAAYSAAYFVGATVYYVQDRADLPLEEQILPILTTKAPKNTKSDRKGRDILKFIYEKTVNNGVVTNQDIEKKFGLKKQQVSYYVKNLREDGLITTDNGLYNPQTGATNYRYNTIKLTQQGQMEAKFTRNK from the coding sequence ATGCACATCCATTTTGCTACCGCAGGAAAGGTCACCGAACCCATCATGAAAGGTTTCAAACTCATCCCGGGAATCGAGAAAGTGTACCTGTTTTACAGCGGACAATATCTGGAAAGTGCCGAAGAGATAGCAGAATATCTCCACAAGGGAAACACTCCTGTGGAACTTGTCTCGGTTCAGGAATATGATTTCCAGGACGTTATGGATAAGATCTCTCAGGCAGTAGAAGCGGAAAAATCCCGCGGGCCTCACAAGTATACTATCAATGTAACTGGTGGAACCAAACTAATGGCATTCGCGGCATATTCCGCAGCTTATTTTGTCGGTGCAACTGTGTATTATGTTCAGGACAGGGCCGACCTGCCCCTTGAGGAGCAGATCCTTCCGATCCTTACGACCAAAGCTCCTAAAAACACTAAGTCCGACAGGAAAGGAAGAGACATCCTGAAATTCATCTACGAAAAGACCGTGAACAACGGAGTTGTGACCAATCAGGACATCGAGAAGAAGTTCGGTCTGAAGAAACAGCAGGTCTCCTACTATGTGAAGAACCTCCGCGAGGACGGACTTATCACTACGGACAATGGACTGTACAATCCTCAGACCGGTGCCACCAACTACCGCTACAACACCATCAAGCTGACGCAGCAGGGGCAGATGGAGGCGAAGTTCACCCGCAATAAGTAA
- a CDS encoding viperin family antiviral radical SAM protein, with protein MRNNGIIKSANLHLTGICNYDCEHCFARNLSRKHITPAEWEPIIDYLAKIGVTKINFAGGEPVLYPQLKELASLVKSKGFTTSIVSNGSLMDEKWFKEMDGLLDWVGLSVDSPSEEDEIVIGRHCRGIRHLENVVRVSEMAHVHGMKVKLNITVVRRSWNKDFHPLVSAMNPERTKVFRALTLKNENDDIPDVWSITDEQFADFKQKHCDIGNIVFEDNSDMVDTYLMFDPLGKWMVNNDQIKAYLPFEILRDKGVEYMLDVEKYYGRDAVYEW; from the coding sequence ATGAGAAACAACGGCATCATCAAATCTGCCAACCTGCATCTGACTGGAATCTGCAACTACGACTGCGAACACTGCTTCGCAAGGAACCTGTCCCGCAAGCACATCACTCCCGCAGAGTGGGAACCGATCATCGACTACCTTGCGAAGATAGGAGTCACCAAGATCAACTTCGCCGGAGGAGAACCTGTTCTATACCCGCAGCTTAAGGAACTTGCTTCCCTGGTGAAATCCAAGGGGTTCACCACCAGCATAGTCAGCAACGGGTCCCTCATGGATGAGAAATGGTTCAAGGAAATGGACGGGCTCCTTGACTGGGTTGGTCTGTCGGTGGACTCTCCCTCCGAAGAGGATGAGATCGTCATCGGAAGGCACTGCCGCGGAATCAGGCATCTCGAGAATGTCGTCAGGGTCTCTGAAATGGCCCATGTGCATGGCATGAAGGTGAAACTCAACATCACCGTGGTAAGGAGGAGCTGGAACAAGGACTTCCATCCCCTCGTATCAGCCATGAATCCGGAGAGGACCAAGGTATTTAGGGCCCTCACCCTGAAGAACGAGAATGATGACATTCCTGATGTTTGGTCCATAACAGACGAACAGTTTGCCGATTTTAAGCAGAAACACTGCGATATCGGAAACATCGTATTCGAGGACAACTCGGACATGGTGGACACCTATCTCATGTTCGATCCACTTGGAAAATGGATGGTGAACAACGACCAGATCAAGGCATACCTGCCTTTTGAAATCCTCAGGGACAAGGGTGTCGAGTATATGCTCGATGTCGAGAAGTACTACGGCCGCGACGCGGTCTACGAGTGGTGA
- a CDS encoding tetratricopeptide repeat protein, with protein sequence MKSLTKYREIDSLDIFYEKANEFLGNDNAPSDPVLPENPQEAYALGKMLYRLGVYSDSEDWLKMAAEGGIAEAQVDYGYLLYRGCGKTQSFTEALKWYEAAMEQGDLTGLCRAMYMYRSGAGAYLRGDERCKEAIDNTTPEERGKSPEKLEQAEALLKRLADEGNLDALAIQESEGLSVDADVLEDIAESGNVRAMNTLANCYHLHIIPCEDSIERAVYWTTRAAESGDA encoded by the coding sequence ATGAAATCCCTTACCAAGTACCGTGAAATCGACTCTCTGGATATCTTCTACGAAAAAGCCAATGAATTCCTCGGAAACGACAATGCACCTTCCGATCCCGTCCTCCCCGAAAACCCCCAAGAGGCATATGCACTCGGAAAGATGCTGTACAGGCTTGGAGTCTATTCCGATTCCGAAGATTGGCTGAAGATGGCTGCCGAGGGAGGAATAGCGGAAGCACAGGTCGACTACGGATATCTCCTGTACCGCGGATGCGGAAAGACGCAGTCCTTCACCGAGGCACTGAAATGGTACGAGGCCGCCATGGAACAGGGAGATCTTACGGGCCTGTGCAGGGCCATGTACATGTACCGCAGTGGGGCCGGAGCATACCTTAGAGGAGACGAACGCTGTAAGGAAGCGATAGACAATACAACTCCCGAAGAACGTGGAAAATCCCCCGAGAAGCTCGAACAGGCAGAAGCCCTGTTGAAGAGGCTCGCGGATGAAGGAAATCTCGATGCCCTTGCAATACAGGAATCGGAAGGCCTCTCGGTAGATGCCGATGTCCTGGAGGATATCGCCGAATCCGGGAACGTCCGTGCGATGAATACTCTTGCGAACTGCTATCATTTACACATAATTCCCTGCGAAGATTCCATCGAAAGGGCCGTCTACTGGACCACAAGGGCTGCCGAATCGGGAGATGCGTAG
- a CDS encoding tetratricopeptide repeat protein, translating into MYALGIAYANGFGVEYCPEKAFGYFSKAAEQGIVGASLDLGKMYFHGTGVEQSYQKAREWFMTACRDGEAQYYLGEICYRGLGVDRNDALAFEWYYLAMSNGHTEAKVKLAIMFANGHGTEKDSFATSSLLSDAVDEGSRLAIDLDNCF; encoded by the coding sequence ATGTATGCATTGGGCATTGCATATGCAAACGGATTCGGTGTCGAATATTGTCCCGAAAAAGCCTTCGGATATTTCTCGAAGGCAGCTGAACAGGGAATCGTCGGTGCCAGTTTGGATCTGGGAAAAATGTATTTCCATGGAACCGGAGTGGAACAGTCATATCAGAAAGCAAGGGAATGGTTCATGACCGCCTGTCGTGACGGGGAAGCACAATACTATCTCGGGGAGATCTGCTACCGCGGTCTCGGGGTGGATCGCAATGATGCCCTTGCCTTCGAATGGTACTATCTCGCTATGTCCAACGGACATACTGAAGCCAAGGTGAAACTGGCGATAATGTTCGCCAACGGCCACGGTACCGAGAAGGATTCGTTCGCCACATCTTCTCTTCTCTCCGACGCGGTCGATGAAGGAAGTCGGCTGGCGATAGACCTCGATAACTGCTTCTGA
- a CDS encoding AAA family ATPase, with translation MERKIYAELLEWKDDPDRKPMILLGCRQVGKTFIVMEFGDREYENIAYLNFADNPDDRLLFQGDLDADRLADRIILSKNLPADGRILLILDEIQECDDVYYSLKPLSSKVYKNLSYLYL, from the coding sequence ATGGAGCGCAAGATCTATGCCGAGTTGCTCGAGTGGAAGGACGATCCCGACAGGAAGCCGATGATCTTGCTGGGTTGCCGTCAGGTCGGCAAGACATTCATTGTCATGGAGTTCGGCGACAGGGAATATGAAAACATCGCCTACCTCAATTTCGCAGACAATCCGGATGACAGATTGCTCTTCCAGGGGGATTTGGATGCCGACAGGTTGGCCGACAGGATAATTCTCTCCAAGAATCTTCCTGCGGATGGCAGGATATTGCTGATATTGGACGAGATACAGGAATGTGACGATGTGTATTATTCCCTCAAGCCGCTTTCATCCAAGGTATATAAAAACCTTTCGTATCTTTATTTATAG
- a CDS encoding heavy metal-binding domain-containing protein, whose translation MITTTEKIPGKEYEIIGIAQGNTIQTKNIGRDITQGLRSMAGGELKAYVEMTSKARELATQRMMEDAERQGADAVVMMRYESSTVAAGAAEILAYGTAVKFI comes from the coding sequence ATAATAACCACGACCGAAAAGATCCCTGGAAAAGAGTACGAGATAATCGGGATTGCCCAAGGCAACACGATACAGACCAAGAACATCGGCCGCGACATAACCCAGGGGCTCAGATCGATGGCCGGCGGAGAACTGAAGGCATACGTGGAGATGACGTCCAAGGCCCGCGAGCTCGCAACACAGAGGATGATGGAGGATGCGGAGAGACAGGGCGCCGATGCGGTGGTCATGATGAGGTATGAATCGTCCACCGTCGCCGCAGGAGCCGCCGAGATCCTCGCATACGGGACCGCGGTAAAGTTCATCTGA
- a CDS encoding class I SAM-dependent methyltransferase, translated as MAKEDQYRNPQGDEGRKVIEEMNEHHRELTSWGLGQISAIEGLRPKKILDIGCGGGNCLRMLTTRYPNAHADGIDISEEAVKVTLDRNAVYHSWGKIDAQVASVSDLPFPEKSFDLVTAIETYFFWPDLEKDLAHAASRLKEGGVMLIVSEQYPNGKNDEALKEACLKYGMNILPNEEVASLMEKAGLKTQTFTNEDKNWVAFVGVRQ; from the coding sequence ATGGCGAAAGAGGACCAGTATAGGAACCCGCAGGGAGATGAAGGACGCAAGGTCATCGAGGAGATGAACGAGCACCACCGCGAACTCACGTCATGGGGACTGGGACAGATCTCCGCCATCGAAGGCCTCAGACCGAAGAAGATCCTAGATATCGGATGCGGCGGAGGGAACTGTCTCCGTATGCTCACGACACGCTACCCCAATGCGCATGCCGACGGCATAGACATATCCGAGGAGGCCGTCAAAGTCACCCTCGACCGCAATGCAGTATACCACAGCTGGGGGAAGATCGACGCCCAGGTGGCTAGCGTCTCCGATCTTCCTTTCCCCGAGAAGAGCTTCGACCTGGTCACGGCGATTGAGACATACTTCTTCTGGCCGGACCTGGAAAAGGATCTGGCACATGCCGCATCGCGCCTGAAGGAGGGAGGGGTCATGCTGATAGTCTCCGAACAGTATCCCAACGGTAAGAACGACGAGGCCCTGAAAGAGGCATGCCTGAAGTACGGTATGAACATCCTGCCCAACGAAGAGGTCGCGAGCCTCATGGAGAAGGCGGGATTAAAGACCCAGACATTCACTAACGAAGACAAGAACTGGGTCGCTTTCGTCGGTGTCAGGCAATAA
- a CDS encoding PH domain-containing protein — protein sequence MGFFSKNDIRMEEDAFIFKSKYFSYEIPYTDIKDVKLRDDIDLGRMITGTSGALSHYGNFKNDDYGSYDVIFHVTAKLLIVLEFGEEKHVVFNMGNVESTKDFYKKLKGKARLL from the coding sequence ATGGGATTCTTCTCAAAAAACGATATAAGGATGGAAGAAGACGCATTCATCTTCAAGTCCAAATACTTCAGTTACGAGATTCCCTACACGGACATCAAGGATGTGAAGCTGAGGGACGATATCGACCTGGGCCGTATGATCACCGGCACCAGCGGTGCCCTGTCCCACTACGGGAACTTCAAGAACGATGACTACGGATCGTACGACGTCATCTTCCATGTGACAGCCAAACTGCTCATTGTCCTGGAATTCGGGGAAGAGAAGCACGTCGTGTTCAACATGGGCAACGTCGAGAGCACCAAAGACTTCTATAAGAAACTCAAGGGCAAAGCCAGACTCCTCTGA
- a CDS encoding tetratricopeptide repeat protein — protein MCAQSAEDYFEKIESLAEDGNAAAQCGLGTMYINGTFVDKDEDKAMEWFLRASGQGSAEAASKLGIAYYCGIGTEIDYGEAFRWFSLASDRGHGPSDIYLAWMYANGQGTQRNAAGAMFHLFRALEAADSGDVSTQTHLGHIYMMENDVFGRDVEKASCYLTLAALQEDPDAQYSLGTLYADESWERHSIHKARMWLGRAVSNGCKEAEHALATLGHGTPATPRL, from the coding sequence ATGTGTGCCCAATCTGCAGAAGACTATTTTGAAAAGATCGAATCGTTGGCCGAGGATGGAAACGCCGCAGCCCAATGCGGACTGGGAACCATGTACATAAACGGAACCTTCGTGGACAAGGACGAAGACAAGGCCATGGAATGGTTCCTCAGAGCCTCCGGTCAGGGGTCCGCAGAGGCCGCCAGCAAACTCGGGATCGCATATTACTGCGGCATAGGTACCGAAATAGACTACGGCGAAGCATTCAGATGGTTCTCCCTGGCATCCGATCGCGGCCACGGCCCCTCGGACATCTACCTCGCATGGATGTATGCCAACGGCCAGGGGACACAGAGGAATGCGGCCGGTGCGATGTTCCATCTTTTCCGTGCCTTGGAAGCCGCAGACTCCGGAGATGTTTCCACACAGACCCATCTGGGTCATATCTACATGATGGAGAATGACGTATTCGGCAGGGATGTCGAGAAGGCCTCCTGCTACCTTACCCTGGCCGCCCTGCAGGAGGATCCGGACGCACAATACAGTCTGGGGACCCTTTATGCGGACGAATCCTGGGAGAGACATTCCATACACAAAGCCAGGATGTGGCTGGGAAGAGCCGTCTCCAACGGTTGCAAGGAGGCTGAACATGCCCTTGCTACACTGGGACATGGAACTCCCGCCACACCCCGCCTTTAA